In Methanosarcina siciliae T4/M, one genomic interval encodes:
- a CDS encoding transcription factor S: MQFCPKCKSMMFPKDGNYHCRKCGNIIPIESDAENFVSKAKIDDHEVVVLEGEQTSGLPTTNVKCPECGNNTAAWWLRQLRSADESETRFFKCTKCGFTWREYD, translated from the coding sequence ATGCAGTTCTGTCCCAAATGTAAAAGTATGATGTTTCCTAAAGACGGCAACTACCATTGCAGGAAGTGTGGAAACATAATACCGATTGAAAGTGATGCAGAGAATTTTGTCTCTAAAGCCAAGATTGATGATCATGAAGTAGTGGTACTCGAAGGGGAGCAGACGTCAGGCCTGCCAACAACGAATGTAAAATGCCCGGAGTGCGGGAACAACACTGCAGCCTGGTGGCTCAGACAACTGAGATCCGCTGACGAGTCCGAAACCCGTTTCTTCAAGTGTACAAAGTGCGGGTTTACGTGGAGAGAATACGACTGA
- a CDS encoding DNA polymerase sliding clamp, protein MFKAAINAELLKDAIASLAVIVDEVRFKIKPEGISVKAVDPANVAMGIFELGSSAFEEYSADECEIGLDLNKITDLLGIADRNDTVRMELEEESNKLLIDVGGLSYTLSLLDPSTIRAEPRVPQLELPAKVVLNGADLRRAVKAAEKISDHMLMGVSGDTFYMEAKGDTDQVRLEMGRDQLIDLKAGEACSLFSLDYLTDIVKPTNKVNEVTLSLGRDFPILIDFEIANGAGRISYLLAPRIESD, encoded by the coding sequence ATGTTCAAGGCAGCAATTAATGCAGAGCTTCTGAAAGACGCGATTGCCTCACTGGCTGTAATTGTAGATGAGGTTAGGTTCAAAATTAAACCCGAAGGGATTTCGGTAAAAGCAGTTGACCCTGCCAACGTTGCAATGGGAATTTTTGAACTTGGGTCATCGGCTTTTGAGGAATACAGCGCTGATGAGTGTGAGATAGGACTTGACCTGAACAAGATTACCGACCTTCTGGGAATTGCAGACAGGAACGATACAGTCAGGATGGAACTTGAAGAAGAAAGCAATAAACTCCTGATCGATGTAGGAGGGCTGTCCTATACTCTTTCCCTGCTGGACCCTTCAACAATCCGTGCGGAACCCAGAGTTCCCCAGCTCGAGCTGCCTGCCAAAGTTGTCCTGAACGGTGCAGACCTTAGGCGTGCCGTAAAAGCCGCAGAAAAGATAAGCGACCATATGCTCATGGGGGTCTCCGGAGATACTTTCTATATGGAAGCTAAGGGCGATACAGATCAGGTCCGCCTGGAAATGGGCAGAGACCAGTTAATCGACCTGAAAGCAGGTGAAGCCTGTTCCCTCTTCTCCCTGGACTACCTGACAGATATAGTCAAGCCCACAAACAAGGTAAATGAGGTTACTCTCTCTCTTGGCAGGGATTTCCCTATCCTGATTGACTTTGAAATTGCAAACGGTGCAGGTAGAATATCTTACCTCCTGGCCCCTAGAATAGAATCAGACTAA
- a CDS encoding archaetidylserine synthase, which translates to MTGTFDMNVFQMLRLPDMVSLLNLICGIGSIAVAAQSNSFGFALILLLIAAIADGADGYIARRFKGGELGEQLDSLADAVSFGVAPALLIFLEFGEQDPLVAIFAAFYAVCGVLRLARFNSTISTSKPGFEGLPITAGCIMLVTYLLLGESIVGIAFLLALTLALSILMVSSVSYPKIRDTRVLAFVAAVFGITILLYFIDLEYMRLFSFLPFILMLTYLFSPFLKVPLISPVNSKEQGNKKGLKAGGRNEKQ; encoded by the coding sequence ATGACAGGGACTTTTGATATGAACGTATTTCAAATGTTAAGGCTCCCGGATATGGTTTCTCTTTTGAACCTGATCTGCGGGATTGGCTCCATTGCAGTAGCTGCTCAGAGTAACTCTTTTGGCTTTGCTTTGATATTACTCCTGATTGCGGCAATTGCAGACGGAGCAGACGGATACATCGCCCGCAGGTTCAAAGGAGGAGAACTCGGGGAGCAACTCGACTCCCTCGCCGATGCAGTCTCTTTTGGGGTCGCTCCCGCTCTTCTCATCTTCCTGGAGTTCGGAGAACAGGATCCTCTTGTCGCGATATTTGCAGCTTTCTATGCTGTATGCGGAGTGCTAAGGCTCGCCCGTTTCAATTCTACGATATCTACCTCGAAGCCCGGATTTGAAGGACTCCCCATCACCGCAGGTTGTATTATGCTGGTTACCTATCTTTTGCTTGGAGAAAGTATCGTAGGTATAGCCTTTTTGCTGGCTCTGACTTTAGCTCTTTCTATCCTTATGGTGAGTTCCGTAAGTTATCCCAAGATCCGGGATACCAGGGTCCTTGCTTTTGTAGCTGCGGTTTTCGGGATTACTATTCTTCTGTACTTTATTGATCTGGAGTACATGCGGCTTTTTTCTTTCCTGCCCTTCATTCTTATGCTTACTTACCTGTTTTCTCCTTTCCTGAAGGTCCCTCTGATCAGCCCTGTTAACAGTAAGGAGCAGGGGAACAAAAAGGGACTGAAAGCCGGAGGGAGAAATGAAAAGCAGTAA
- the artA gene encoding archaeosortase A: protein MIESVLWLAVGLMIASSVIPRTSRVRKLVGGIGWGVFSIHWGYQPLHYIEIQDYANVVLTFLFALLCLLVAYTMLREYREGPLLIKQNREVVHSEISAPGEGESLDITSMLTSASALGALVYFPFANFSTLNTWIIGNVTSQVLWVLQYFEIPASLKAWNMITLNGYTVEIILACTAIESIALFMGLIGAVKAPLNRLVMAFIVSVPVIYVLNLIRDIFVVIAYGEQWFGVDSFVIAHNYIAKAGSGIALFAISYVVLKILPELLGMIDGLWVILSEELKYLLHRFAED from the coding sequence ATGATAGAAAGTGTACTCTGGCTCGCAGTCGGGTTAATGATTGCGTCATCCGTTATTCCCAGGACCTCAAGGGTTCGTAAACTGGTAGGGGGAATAGGATGGGGTGTGTTTTCCATCCATTGGGGTTACCAGCCTCTCCACTACATCGAGATTCAGGACTATGCTAATGTGGTCCTTACATTTTTATTTGCCCTGTTATGTTTACTTGTTGCATATACCATGCTTCGGGAGTACAGGGAAGGTCCTCTTCTTATAAAACAGAATAGAGAAGTGGTGCATTCGGAAATTTCAGCTCCTGGTGAAGGTGAGTCCCTTGACATAACTTCGATGCTTACGAGTGCAAGTGCTCTTGGAGCTCTTGTTTATTTCCCGTTTGCAAATTTTTCTACCCTGAATACCTGGATTATTGGGAATGTTACTTCACAGGTTCTCTGGGTTCTTCAATACTTCGAGATTCCGGCATCCTTGAAAGCCTGGAATATGATAACTCTTAACGGCTATACTGTTGAGATTATCCTTGCCTGTACTGCAATTGAAAGCATAGCTCTTTTTATGGGGTTAATAGGCGCGGTCAAAGCGCCCCTTAACCGTCTGGTCATGGCTTTCATCGTATCCGTGCCTGTGATCTATGTGCTTAACCTCATCAGAGATATTTTTGTGGTTATAGCCTATGGAGAACAGTGGTTTGGGGTTGATAGTTTCGTAATTGCCCATAACTATATTGCGAAGGCAGGTTCGGGGATCGCTCTCTTTGCAATTTCATATGTAGTACTCAAAATTCTGCCTGAGTTGCTTGGAATGATCGATGGCCTCTGGGTAATACTTTCCGAAGAATTGAAATATCTTCTGCATAGATTTGCTGAGGATTGA
- a CDS encoding NUDIX domain-containing protein, translated as MKHNTPNLTVDAVILFKNKLVLVKRKNPPYQGKFALPGGFVEIGESTEEAASREAFEETGLSIEILKLIGVYSDPERDPRRHTVSVCYLAKGYGDPKSGSDADAVELFEFDSIPELAFDHNKMINDAKSDIDAVLSQM; from the coding sequence ATGAAACACAATACCCCAAACCTGACTGTTGACGCTGTAATTCTCTTTAAAAACAAGCTTGTTCTGGTGAAGAGAAAAAACCCTCCATACCAGGGAAAATTTGCCCTTCCTGGTGGCTTCGTTGAAATAGGGGAAAGCACAGAAGAAGCAGCTTCAAGGGAAGCTTTTGAAGAAACGGGGCTTTCCATAGAGATTCTCAAACTCATCGGTGTCTATTCCGACCCTGAACGCGATCCGAGAAGGCATACGGTCTCGGTGTGTTACCTTGCGAAAGGATACGGAGATCCGAAATCAGGATCTGACGCTGATGCCGTTGAACTTTTTGAGTTCGATTCTATTCCTGAGCTGGCTTTTGACCACAATAAAATGATAAATGACGCAAAAAGTGATATTGATGCAGTTCTGTCCCAAATGTAA
- a CDS encoding phosphatidylserine decarboxylase, which produces MIAKGSEPWLFTASSVTALFAILSRATDSLPFLNHVAHMGMALTFFMVIFFRDPERKVEISDAYMISPADGTVIDIRDRKICIFMFLQNVHVNRAPISGIIREITYKKGGYLPAFCKDSERNERNEFVIHSKYGDVEVTQIAGTIARRIVTYSNVNDIVDQGQRIGMIRFGSRVDVTIPHDFDITVCKGERVLAGKSVIATIKNDRDF; this is translated from the coding sequence ATGATTGCAAAAGGATCCGAACCCTGGCTTTTCACAGCTTCATCCGTAACTGCTCTGTTTGCAATTCTCTCCCGGGCAACGGATAGTTTACCATTCCTTAATCATGTAGCTCACATGGGGATGGCATTAACTTTCTTTATGGTTATCTTTTTCAGGGACCCCGAAAGAAAGGTAGAAATCTCTGACGCTTATATGATTTCTCCTGCCGATGGTACGGTTATCGACATCAGGGACAGGAAAATCTGTATTTTTATGTTTCTTCAGAACGTACATGTAAACAGAGCTCCGATTTCCGGAATAATCAGGGAAATTACCTACAAGAAAGGTGGCTATCTCCCTGCTTTTTGTAAGGATTCGGAAAGGAATGAAAGAAACGAGTTCGTTATTCATAGCAAGTACGGGGATGTAGAGGTCACACAGATTGCAGGCACTATTGCCCGCAGGATTGTCACATATTCGAATGTGAATGACATTGTAGACCAGGGACAGCGTATCGGGATGATCCGTTTCGGGTCAAGAGTCGATGTAACAATTCCTCATGATTTTGATATCACCGTCTGTAAAGGGGAGCGGGTGCTTGCAGGCAAAAGCGTTATAGCAACAATAAAGAATGACAGGGACTTTTGA